A window of the Lactuca sativa cultivar Salinas chromosome 5, Lsat_Salinas_v11, whole genome shotgun sequence genome harbors these coding sequences:
- the LOC111913299 gene encoding protein RMD5 homolog has translation MDLKSLREEFDRVAKNQELSTTKYHQLIDKIEDEINSAITDLQSAADDTSSIDHKSVINHLIDKLAAYSVKEQFKMMKKDLQVDLENYPKILGKFFETDISKAYINVEFDSQIVNQMILNLLYHERRFDVADILLNESQEPDIFRVRSKYSEMHEILDALKARNLEPALSWMCVNRQKLHQAGSKLEFDLRRLQFLEIFKANRSEANNFAQTHLSPFASIRSNEFLQITGCLLWPGDLEASPYSDLLSPEKWTEVSQELMVQFYSSMGMSLKNHLAVTVEAGAQGLPTFLEFANLAMISREEWAAMKEPPVDVELGREFQFHSVFVCPVTWEQSDKKNPAVMLPCGHVFSWRFIRNVSNQWRQVFKCPTCSVLDVSAAQCRQLFL, from the coding sequence ATGGATCTGAAAAGCCTTAGAGAAGAATTTGATCGAGTTGCCAAGAACCAAGAACTTTCCACGACTAAATACCACCAACTGATTGATAAGATTGAAGATGAAATTAATAGCGCAATCACCGACCTTCAATCTGCAGCGGACGACACCTCCTCTATCGATCATAAATCAGTGATCAATCACCTGATAGACAAGCTCGCTGCATATAGTGTAAAAGAACAGTTCAAGATGATGAAGAAGGACCTACAAGTTGATCTTGAAAACTACCCAAAAATCTTGGGCAAATTCTTTGAGACAGATATATCAAAAGCATACATAAACGTGGAGTTTGACTCGCAAATAGTCAACCAGATGATTCTAAACCTACTTTACCATGAACGTCGCTTTGATGTCGCAGATATTTTGTTAAACGAATCTCAAGAACCCGATATTTTTCGGGTAAGAAGTAAATATTCAGAAATGCATGAGATTCTTGACGCATTGAAAGCTAGAAATCTGGAACCTGCTCTGAGTTGGATGTGTGTTAACCGTCAGAAACTTCACCAGGCTGGGTCAAAGCTTGAGTTTGATCTCCGGCGACTTCAATTCTTGGAGATTTTTAAAGCAAACCGATCGGAGGCAAACAACTTTGCCCAAACTCACCTTTCCCCATTTGCTTCAATTCGCAGTAATGAGTTTTTACAAATCACGGGCTGCTTATTATGGCCGGGAGATCTCGAAGCTTCACCATATTCCGACTTACTATCGCCGGAAAAATGGACGGAGGTGAGCCAAGAGCTGATGGTCCAATTCTATAGTTCTATGGGGATGTCCTTGAAGAACCATTTGGCGGTGACTGTGGAGGCCGGAGCTCAAGGGCTGCCGACCTTTTTGGAGTTTGCTAATCTGGCGATGATCAGTAGGGAGGAATGGGCGGCAATGAAGGAGCCTCCGGTGGATGTGGAGTTGGGAAGAGAGTTTCAGTTTCATTCGGTTTTTGTTTGTCCGGTGACCTGGGAACAAAGCGATAAAAAGAATCCGGCGGTGATGTTGCCTTGTGGTCATGTTTTTAGTTGGCGATTCATTAGGAATGTGTCGAACCAATGGAGACAGGTGTTTAAATGTCCGACTTGTTCTGTTCTTGATGTGTCGGCTGCTCAGTGCCGGCAATTGTTTTTGTGA